The following coding sequences are from one Haemophilus haemolyticus window:
- a CDS encoding autotransporter outer membrane beta-barrel domain-containing protein, whose translation MKYKKSSFLFVILLLVQATTGESATADGQVLEKQRFTAVVATKNQENKGKVLDYSAKDEPINALVVAAYEGKNEVTVKGNGTISDTIANQTDVAASKWKNFDGTEVKAPAHWTIVKDKPIGYVSANRYRLQSAAENAGFLLADNSYKGHNDITLENVSIKTINSRHSIFGNQTLTTDGKGMSDTTITFKGTNYLFTDGSKVTNNPEMNGIELLKSDNTLMNAPGQKSHTHIKLEKDSTLNIYTVSGTTKARGIGTTHYRNVNITNTGPRRTVINQTEMDFYGAVNIKVDRGNKMNAENYGVYVGGLPKKGPRSDEEPDESYDRVTFYGDVKIDVQPVLDENGKQKSIGDALNVDGKNSKAEIKGDGKVQIDGDIHALNGGKIELNLKNKDSYFHGEAHIGKQRYTGDPDDPNNLPHGQPLFEENRDGPDPDKANTKFNFTMTNGARWDATNTSKLNNFHISNGATVNFGNPKRNINISVENLKGDGGTFNMQGDIMKGTADRLIVRDSSEGHHKVNYKDDGSAPTKGDEHLLLVEFKTPDKSKVKGDFALKTGTTDQGAYEFTLTDPSGSKIVNIPAGKDYYLNPTGRLSTGAQGAVILGDIIYQSNLTLTESLHQRLGEIHFNKNITKQSQIWAKNIDGQYVSKGSIKVSGYTNNYLGLKIGYDWINARGNWINYNGLSFGYISSAAKSQTYPGKIKLNGTELGLYSSWLNKENDWYFDFFTKAISYSGGYDLVSPSKKSVKSPTIRTFTYILSAETGKRINLSETAERVIYLQPEAQLSYHATKGYDFTVSNKLMVETEKVRSLVGRIGFRAGLDYFNEKEIHPYIKLMYRREFLSEMKYTFNKVAVEKILNKGNWLEYGLGLSYMNKAKNTQVYFEAQSSTIHRFKQNWQAHIGIRYLF comes from the coding sequence ATGAAATATAAAAAATCGTCGTTTCTCTTTGTTATTTTACTTCTCGTTCAAGCGACAACTGGTGAATCTGCTACTGCGGATGGACAAGTTCTTGAAAAACAAAGGTTCACAGCGGTAGTAGCCACAAAAAATCAAGAAAATAAAGGAAAAGTATTAGATTATAGTGCAAAGGATGAACCAATTAATGCCTTGGTTGTTGCAGCTTATGAAGGGAAAAATGAAGTCACTGTTAAGGGAAATGGAACAATCAGTGATACTATTGCTAACCAAACCGATGTAGCAGCATCAAAATGGAAAAATTTTGATGGAACGGAAGTGAAAGCACCAGCACACTGGACGATAGTCAAAGACAAACCTATAGGCTATGTGAGCGCAAATAGATATAGGTTACAAAGTGCTGCTGAAAATGCAGGTTTTCTATTAGCCGATAATAGCTATAAGGGGCATAATGATATTACCTTAGAAAATGTGTCGATTAAAACCATAAATTCTAGGCATTCTATCTTTGGAAACCAAACGTTGACCACAGATGGTAAGGGAATGTCTGACACGACGATTACTTTTAAAGGGACGAACTATCTCTTTACAGATGGATCTAAGGTGACTAATAATCCGGAAATGAATGGCATTGAGTTGTTAAAAAGCGATAACACCTTAATGAATGCACCAGGACAAAAAAGCCATACCCATATCAAATTAGAGAAGGATTCTACCCTTAATATTTATACAGTATCTGGTACGACAAAAGCGCGTGGGATTGGTACCACCCACTATAGAAATGTAAATATAACAAATACGGGTCCTAGGAGAACTGTTATTAATCAAACGGAAATGGATTTTTATGGAGCTGTAAATATCAAGGTAGACCGTGGTAACAAGATGAATGCAGAAAATTACGGTGTTTATGTAGGGGGGTTACCGAAAAAAGGTCCGAGAAGTGATGAGGAACCTGATGAATCTTACGATCGTGTTACTTTCTATGGTGATGTGAAAATAGATGTGCAACCTGTACTTGATGAAAACGGAAAACAAAAATCTATCGGGGATGCATTAAATGTAGATGGGAAAAATAGTAAAGCTGAAATTAAAGGAGATGGAAAGGTACAAATCGACGGAGATATTCACGCTCTGAATGGGGGTAAAATTGAATTAAACTTAAAAAATAAAGATTCTTACTTCCACGGAGAAGCTCATATTGGTAAACAAAGATATACTGGTGATCCCGATGATCCTAATAATCTGCCTCATGGACAACCTCTGTTTGAAGAAAACCGTGATGGTCCAGATCCTGATAAAGCTAATACTAAATTTAATTTTACTATGACTAATGGAGCACGATGGGATGCTACAAATACATCAAAATTGAATAACTTTCATATCTCCAATGGTGCTACCGTAAACTTTGGCAATCCTAAGCGGAATATTAATATCTCTGTGGAAAATTTGAAAGGTGATGGTGGTACTTTCAATATGCAAGGTGACATTATGAAAGGCACTGCGGATAGACTGATTGTCCGTGATTCCAGCGAAGGTCATCATAAGGTTAATTATAAAGACGATGGCAGTGCGCCTACCAAGGGAGATGAGCATCTATTACTCGTAGAATTTAAAACACCAGACAAATCAAAAGTCAAAGGGGATTTTGCCTTAAAGACAGGTACTACCGACCAAGGGGCTTATGAGTTTACTTTGACAGATCCAAGTGGTTCCAAAATTGTAAACATCCCTGCCGGTAAAGACTATTACCTAAATCCTACAGGTCGTTTAAGCACTGGTGCACAAGGTGCGGTAATTTTAGGCGATATTATTTATCAATCTAATTTGACTTTAACTGAAAGTTTACATCAACGCTTAGGCGAAATTCATTTCAATAAAAATATCACCAAACAAAGTCAGATTTGGGCAAAAAATATTGATGGCCAATACGTTAGTAAAGGAAGTATTAAAGTTAGCGGATATACCAATAACTACCTAGGCTTAAAAATTGGCTATGATTGGATAAACGCAAGAGGAAATTGGATAAATTATAATGGTCTCTCATTTGGATATATCAGTTCCGCTGCAAAATCACAAACATATCCAGGCAAAATTAAACTTAATGGCACAGAATTAGGCTTATATTCTTCTTGGTTAAACAAGGAAAACGACTGGTATTTTGATTTCTTTACGAAAGCAATAAGTTATAGTGGCGGTTATGACTTAGTTAGCCCGTCAAAAAAATCGGTTAAATCCCCGACAATACGCACTTTTACTTATATACTTTCCGCAGAAACAGGGAAACGTATTAACTTAAGTGAAACAGCTGAACGTGTAATCTATTTACAACCAGAGGCTCAATTATCCTATCATGCTACAAAAGGATATGATTTCACAGTATCAAACAAGCTAATGGTTGAAACGGAAAAAGTAAGAAGTTTAGTAGGACGAATTGGCTTTAGAGCTGGATTAGATTATTTCAACGAAAAAGAGATTCACCCTTATATTAAACTCATGTATAGACGAGAATTTCTTAGTGAAATGAAATATACGTTTAATAAAGTGGCCGTTGAGAAAATATTAAATAAAGGTAATTGGCTAGAATATGGATTAGGCTTGTCTTATATGAATAAAGCTAAAAATACCCAAGTTTATTTTGAAGCACAAAGCTCAACAATTCACCGCTTCAAACAAAATTGGCAAGCTCATATTGGCATAAGATACTTGTTCTAA
- the yceD gene encoding 23S rRNA accumulation protein YceD: MQKVKLPLTVDPIKDAQRRLDYVGYYAANQLERLAESVVNVLSDAQVTLSFYVDPQKLVVMKGKVQVDVELECQRCNLPYKQTLECEFIYSPVANWDQADDLPEIYEPIEFNAFGEIDLIGTVEDELILALPLVPMHSSEHCEVSAQEQVFGELPEELAKKPNPFAVLANLKQK, from the coding sequence ATGCAAAAGGTAAAACTACCCCTCACTGTTGATCCCATAAAAGATGCTCAAAGACGGCTTGATTATGTTGGCTATTATGCTGCAAATCAGCTTGAGCGTTTGGCGGAATCAGTGGTAAACGTGCTCAGCGATGCACAGGTAACATTATCGTTTTATGTTGATCCACAAAAATTAGTGGTGATGAAAGGTAAAGTACAGGTTGATGTCGAGCTTGAATGTCAGCGTTGTAATTTGCCTTACAAACAAACATTGGAGTGTGAGTTTATTTATAGTCCAGTGGCTAATTGGGATCAAGCTGATGACTTGCCCGAAATTTATGAACCAATCGAATTTAATGCGTTTGGCGAAATAGATTTAATTGGTACAGTGGAAGACGAACTTATTTTAGCTCTACCGCTTGTCCCAATGCATTCATCTGAACACTGTGAAGTGTCCGCGCAGGAACAGGTTTTTGGCGAATTGCCTGAAGAATTGGCAAAAAAACCGAACCCGTTCGCTGTATTAGCTAATTTAAAGCAAAAGTAA
- the rpmF gene encoding 50S ribosomal protein L32, with amino-acid sequence MAVQQNKKSRSRRDMRRSHDALTTAAVSVDKASGETHLRHHVTADGYYRGRKVINK; translated from the coding sequence ATGGCTGTTCAACAAAACAAAAAATCTCGTTCACGTCGTGATATGCGTCGTTCACACGATGCTTTAACAACTGCTGCTGTATCAGTAGATAAAGCAAGCGGTGAAACTCACTTACGCCACCACGTAACTGCAGACGGTTACTATCGTGGTCGTAAAGTGATCAATAAGTAA
- the plsX gene encoding phosphate acyltransferase PlsX — MNRLTLALDVMGGDVGPRITIPASLLALERDPMLFLILFGDKQQISPLLENSPQSLLDRLHIQHCSHKIDNNQAISYALRHSKGTSMRLALESVQRGEAQGCVSAGNTGALMGLSKILLQPLQGIARPALVAFIPTMNGEKSVMLDLGANVECDAQNLYQFAQMGAIFAENHLHLVYPRIGLLNIGVEAIKGHQSIREAANLLEKSTALNYVGFIEGDALLNGRVDVIVSEGFAGNIALKTLEGAAKNLLSLFKNQSKVSRLKPILAWIMRYFFKQSYQRLKRINPDEYNGASLIGLKAVVVKSHGSANVNAFAHAIADAALQARLQLPEKILAGLARY, encoded by the coding sequence TTGAACCGTCTAACCTTGGCGTTAGATGTGATGGGCGGGGACGTTGGTCCCCGTATTACTATCCCCGCATCCCTTTTGGCGTTGGAACGAGATCCAATGCTTTTTCTTATTCTGTTTGGCGATAAGCAACAAATTTCCCCTTTACTTGAAAACAGCCCTCAATCACTTTTAGATCGTCTTCATATTCAACATTGTTCTCACAAAATTGATAATAACCAAGCTATTTCTTATGCATTGCGCCATAGCAAGGGAACTTCTATGCGTTTAGCACTAGAAAGCGTGCAACGTGGTGAGGCGCAAGGTTGTGTGAGTGCTGGCAATACAGGGGCGTTAATGGGATTATCAAAAATTTTGTTGCAACCTTTACAAGGCATTGCGCGTCCGGCATTAGTGGCTTTTATTCCAACAATGAACGGTGAAAAATCTGTGATGTTGGATTTAGGCGCAAATGTGGAATGTGATGCGCAAAATCTTTATCAATTTGCACAAATGGGCGCAATTTTTGCAGAAAATCATCTTCATCTTGTTTATCCGCGCATTGGTTTATTAAATATTGGTGTAGAAGCCATTAAGGGACATCAATCTATTCGCGAAGCCGCAAATTTGTTAGAAAAATCTACCGCACTTAATTATGTTGGTTTTATTGAGGGTGATGCTTTGTTGAATGGTCGCGTGGATGTTATTGTTAGTGAGGGATTTGCTGGCAATATCGCGTTAAAAACCCTTGAGGGGGCAGCAAAAAATTTGTTGTCTTTATTTAAAAATCAATCGAAGGTATCACGTTTAAAACCGATTTTGGCGTGGATAATGCGATATTTTTTCAAACAAAGTTATCAACGCTTGAAACGCATTAACCCTGATGAATATAATGGCGCATCACTTATTGGCTTAAAAGCTGTGGTGGTAAAAAGTCACGGTAGCGCAAATGTGAATGCTTTTGCGCACGCCATTGCCGATGCTGCCTTACAAGCCCGCCTGCAACTTCCAGAAAAAATTTTGGCAGGGCTTGCTCGTTATTAA
- a CDS encoding beta-ketoacyl-ACP synthase III, translating into MNSRILSTGSYLPSYIRTNAELEKMVDTSDEWIVTRSGIRERRIAAADETVATMGFEAAKNAIEAAQINPQDIELIIVATTSHSHAYPSAACQVQGLLNIDDTISFDLAAACTGFVYALSVADQFIRAGKVKKALVIGSDLNSRKLDETDRSTVVLFGDGAGAVILEASEQEGIISTHLHASADKHNALVLAQPERGVEKSGYIEMQGNETFKLAVRELSNVVEETLLANNLDKKDLDWLVPHQANLRIITATAKKLEMDMSQVVVTLDKYANNSAATVPVALDEAVRDGRIQRGQLLLLEAFGGGWTWGSALVRF; encoded by the coding sequence ATGAATAGCAGAATTTTATCTACTGGTAGTTATTTACCAAGCTACATCCGCACCAATGCGGAATTGGAAAAAATGGTTGATACATCAGATGAATGGATTGTCACTCGTTCCGGTATTCGTGAACGTCGTATCGCAGCGGCAGATGAAACTGTTGCAACAATGGGATTTGAAGCGGCAAAAAATGCGATCGAAGCTGCCCAGATTAATCCTCAAGATATTGAACTGATTATTGTTGCAACAACAAGTCATTCACACGCTTATCCAAGTGCGGCTTGCCAAGTGCAAGGTTTATTAAATATCGATGATACGATTTCTTTTGATTTAGCTGCAGCTTGTACTGGTTTTGTCTATGCCTTGAGCGTAGCCGATCAATTTATTCGTGCCGGCAAGGTGAAAAAAGCCTTAGTGATAGGCTCAGATCTCAATTCTCGTAAATTAGATGAAACTGATCGCAGCACTGTTGTTCTATTTGGTGATGGTGCGGGAGCAGTAATTCTTGAAGCGAGTGAACAAGAAGGGATTATTTCGACTCATTTACATGCTTCAGCAGATAAACATAATGCCCTTGTTTTAGCTCAACCTGAACGTGGCGTAGAAAAATCTGGATATATCGAGATGCAAGGTAACGAAACCTTCAAATTGGCAGTTCGTGAACTTTCAAATGTGGTGGAAGAAACACTTTTAGCAAATAATTTGGATAAAAAAGATTTAGACTGGCTTGTGCCACACCAAGCAAATTTACGTATTATTACAGCGACAGCTAAAAAATTAGAAATGGATATGTCGCAAGTGGTGGTAACGTTAGACAAATACGCTAACAACAGTGCTGCAACTGTGCCTGTCGCTTTAGATGAGGCTGTTCGAGATGGCCGTATTCAACGTGGGCAGTTACTATTATTAGAGGCCTTTGGCGGTGGTTGGACTTGGGGTTCAGCGTTAGTGAGATTTTAG
- the fabD gene encoding ACP S-malonyltransferase — protein sequence MKKFAMVFPGQGSQTVGMLADLATEYPIVTETFKQASDALGYDLWNLVQQGPAEELNKTWQTQPALLAASVAIYRVWQEKFPQLKPEVMAGHSLGEYSALVCAGVLDFQDAIKLVELRGKLMQQAVPEGTGAMYAIIGLDNEAIINACKQAEEGEVVSAVNFNSPGQVVIAGAKAAVERAATLCKEAGAKRALPLAVSVPSHCALMKPAAEQLAVTLENIQINTPTTSVLNNVDVKAETEGAEIRTALVRQLYSPVRWTETVEKIAQDGVQALVEVGPGKVLNGLTKRIVGDLQAISVNDVASFNAVEEFLA from the coding sequence ATGAAAAAATTCGCAATGGTCTTCCCAGGTCAAGGCTCCCAAACTGTCGGTATGCTTGCTGATCTTGCCACTGAATATCCAATCGTTACTGAAACATTTAAACAAGCATCTGATGCGCTTGGTTATGATTTATGGAATCTTGTTCAACAAGGCCCTGCTGAAGAACTCAATAAAACATGGCAAACTCAGCCCGCACTTTTGGCAGCTTCAGTCGCTATTTATCGCGTATGGCAAGAAAAATTTCCTCAATTAAAACCAGAAGTGATGGCAGGCCATAGCTTAGGTGAGTATTCTGCGTTAGTTTGTGCTGGTGTGTTGGATTTCCAAGATGCGATTAAATTAGTGGAATTGCGCGGAAAATTAATGCAACAAGCTGTGCCTGAAGGCACTGGCGCAATGTATGCAATCATTGGTTTGGATAATGAAGCGATTATTAATGCTTGTAAACAAGCGGAAGAAGGTGAAGTTGTATCAGCGGTGAATTTCAACTCACCAGGCCAAGTCGTTATCGCTGGCGCGAAAGCTGCAGTTGAGCGTGCAGCTACATTATGTAAAGAAGCGGGGGCGAAACGTGCATTGCCATTAGCCGTGAGCGTACCTTCTCACTGTGCCTTGATGAAACCAGCAGCGGAGCAATTAGCGGTAACACTTGAGAATATTCAAATTAATACACCAACAACCTCGGTATTAAATAACGTTGATGTGAAAGCTGAAACTGAAGGTGCAGAAATTCGTACCGCACTTGTTCGTCAGTTATATAGCCCAGTTCGTTGGACTGAAACAGTTGAAAAAATAGCGCAAGATGGCGTTCAAGCACTTGTTGAAGTGGGACCAGGTAAAGTATTAAATGGTTTAACCAAACGCATTGTGGGTGATTTACAAGCTATATCTGTAAATGATGTTGCATCATTCAATGCTGTAGAAGAATTTTTAGCGTAA
- the fabG gene encoding 3-oxoacyl-ACP reductase FabG, giving the protein MQGKIALVTGATRGIGRAIAEELSSKGAFVIGTATSEKGAEAISAYLGDKGKGLVLNVTDKESIEAALEQIKNDFGDIDILVNNAGITCDNLLMRMKDDEWFDIMQTNLTSVYHLSKAMLRSMMKKRFGRIINIGSVVGSMGNPGQTNYCAAKAGVIGFSKSLAKEVAARGITVNVVAPGFIATDMTEVLTDEQKAGILSNVPAGRLGEAKDIAKAVAFLASDDAAYITGTTLHVNGGLYMS; this is encoded by the coding sequence ATGCAAGGTAAAATTGCTTTAGTGACAGGGGCTACTCGTGGTATCGGTCGTGCGATTGCAGAAGAACTTAGCTCAAAAGGTGCATTTGTAATTGGTACTGCAACATCTGAAAAAGGTGCAGAGGCAATTTCTGCATATTTAGGGGATAAAGGTAAAGGCTTAGTGTTAAACGTAACTGATAAAGAATCCATCGAAGCAGCACTTGAGCAAATCAAAAATGATTTTGGCGATATTGATATTCTCGTGAATAACGCAGGTATTACTTGCGATAACTTATTGATGCGTATGAAAGATGATGAGTGGTTTGATATTATGCAAACTAACTTAACTTCGGTGTATCATCTTTCTAAAGCCATGTTACGTTCAATGATGAAAAAACGTTTTGGTCGTATCATCAATATTGGTTCAGTGGTCGGTTCAATGGGGAACCCCGGTCAAACTAACTATTGTGCGGCAAAAGCGGGTGTGATTGGTTTTTCTAAATCTTTAGCGAAAGAAGTGGCTGCGCGCGGTATTACTGTAAATGTAGTTGCACCTGGTTTTATTGCAACGGATATGACAGAAGTGCTTACCGATGAACAAAAAGCGGGGATCTTATCTAATGTTCCAGCTGGTCGTTTAGGCGAAGCAAAAGACATAGCTAAAGCTGTTGCTTTCTTAGCTTCTGATGATGCAGCTTACATTACAGGCACAACGTTGCATGTAAATGGTGGTTTATATATGAGCTAA
- the acpP gene encoding acyl carrier protein — MSIEERVKKIIVEQLGVKEEDVKSEASFVEDLGADSLDTVELVMALEEEFDIEIPDEEAEKITTVQSAIDYVQNNQ; from the coding sequence ATGAGTATTGAAGAACGCGTGAAAAAAATCATCGTTGAACAATTAGGTGTTAAAGAAGAAGATGTTAAATCTGAAGCTTCTTTCGTTGAAGATTTAGGTGCGGACTCTTTAGACACAGTTGAATTAGTAATGGCTTTAGAAGAAGAATTCGATATCGAAATTCCAGATGAAGAAGCTGAAAAAATCACAACTGTTCAATCTGCGATTGACTACGTGCAAAACAATCAATAA